A section of the Thermoproteota archaeon genome encodes:
- a CDS encoding 50S ribosomal protein L15e, with the protein MEKLVWRRRKEDPDLVKLWKDRLIRWRREPAIVRVERPTRIDRARALGYRAKQGFVVVRVRVRKGGRRKGRPRSGRKPAGLGILKLTPGKSIRWIAEERAARKFPNLEVLNSYYVAEDGKYYWYEVIMVDPHHPVIKADPRINWILNPANKRRVFRGLTSAGKKSRGLRASRGIPDIVRRFKRKRKLARRPGA; encoded by the coding sequence ATGGAGAAACTGGTCTGGAGGAGACGCAAGGAGGATCCGGACTTAGTCAAGCTCTGGAAGGATAGGCTGATACGGTGGAGGAGGGAGCCAGCGATAGTTAGAGTGGAGAGGCCCACCAGAATAGACAGGGCAAGGGCTCTAGGGTACAGGGCCAAACAGGGATTCGTAGTGGTGAGAGTCAGGGTCAGGAAGGGCGGTAGGAGGAAGGGAAGGCCGAGATCCGGCAGGAAGCCCGCGGGACTAGGTATCCTCAAACTGACCCCCGGTAAGAGCATAAGGTGGATAGCTGAGGAGAGGGCTGCGAGGAAGTTCCCCAACTTGGAGGTCCTCAACTCTTACTACGTCGCCGAGGACGGCAAGTACTATTGGTACGAGGTGATAATGGTGGATCCCCACCACCCAGTCATAAAGGCCGACCCTAGGATCAACTGGATACTCAACCCCGCCAACAAGAGGAGGGTATTCAGGGGCCTCACGAGCGCCGGTAAGAAATCTAGGGGTTTAAGGGCTTCTAGAGGCATACCCGACATAGTCAGGAGGTTCAAGCGCAAGAGGAAGCTGGCTAGGAGGCCGGGGGCCTGA